Genomic DNA from Fusarium oxysporum Fo47 chromosome IX, complete sequence:
CTACCAATGTACGTATCTACCTCTTTAGACGTGCCACCTGAGTTGTTTGCGCTAAATAGCATGATCTGGCAGGCAACCCATCGAGCTGCGAATGGGGTAACATGTCCTGGGGCCATCTGGTGTCTAGGGATTTATTGACATGGACACCAGCTCCGGTTTCACCAGTTCTTGTCCCAGACCAGATCTATGACTCTGAAGGCGTCTTCACTGGGTGCTGGGTTCCTGCCACTAACGCCAACGACAGGACACTGAGGGTTGCTTATTCCTCTGTGAAGTATCTGCCATTTCACTGGAGCACCCCACCATACCCACGTCATGCAGCCGGTTTAGCACTGGCAACCTCCCGCGATGGAGGTATCACTTGGGAAAAGTCTCCTCGCAATCCAATATTGCCTGGTGAGCCAGACAGCTTGAACATCACTGGCTTCCGCGACCCTTACATGACGGCTCCGCTGTCCATCCACCACAGTGACCCGGCAAAGCTTTACGGGCTGATCAGTGGTGGGATTCAGGATCTAGGTCCTACAACCTTTCTCTATGAGATATCACAAGAAAATGTTGAGGATTGGAAGTATCTCAATCCTCTTGTGGATGTTCCGCTCCGATATCAACCGTCAGATACGTGGAGTGGCAACTACGGCATCAACTGGGAGTGCACCAATTTGGTGACGCTTTGCGCAGGTGATGTTTCACGCCACTTCCTTATCATCGGAGCTGAAGGTGATGTTGAAAAGGAGCACGTGAAGAAGGACAATGGACCCCCGGGAGTTCCTTCACGTACCGTAAGGACCCAGCTGTGGATGTCAGGTCATCTCACCACGAATGATGAGGGCATCATTAAATTTCGATACGAACACGGTGGCTTTCTCGATAGTGGACCGTATTACGCCGCGAACTCGTTCTGGGATCCCATCGGCAACCGCCGCATTGTGCACGGCTGGATCCCAGAAGAAGACATCACCGCCGACGCTGCTAAAGCAAAGGGTTGGAATGGCTCTCTCGCAATTCTACGGGAGGTTTTCCTCCTTCGGATACCCAATGTCAAAGGGAGTTGCCGCAGCGAACTCTCCGAAATatatccctttgagtgcctAGCGGAACCGGACGGTTCTACTACCGTTTTGACTCTAGGTGTAAGGCCTATCAGAGAGATGGCGAGACTCAGGGAGACTAGTGCCAGGATAACAGAGCTGGAATCTACTGTCATGCTGCCTGGGCCAGATGCTGCAGCTTCCCCAACAATTGCTCGCACACAGTCACCAAGCtgggagctggaggcggAAATTGCCGTCCATCCCGGATGCCAATCCGTTGGTTTCCATCTTCGTCACAGTAAAGATCTTTCGATTCGTACGACCCTTACATTCTGTATCGCTAAAGAGACCATTCTCATTGAACGGAAAGCTTCCAATGACGATCAAACAATTAATAAATGCCCAGATGCCGGACCCTTTACGCTACTGGCGCTGACGCGGCCGGATGCGGGGGATGCAGTGATATGGGAGAAGCTTAGAATTCGCATCTTCTCAGACGGGGATATTCTCGAAATCTTCGCCAACGACCGCTTCGCGTTGGCCACTATGGTGTATTCCGAAAACTACGGCCCAGACATGGGTGGAATCACTGCGTTCGCTACCGGAGAGATCAACAGTGCTTCATTTGAAACCGTAAAGGTTTGGGATGGCTTAGATGTCAAATACATTGTGAGAGAAACCTGAACTACTGTATAATTGCACCAATTTACATATTGTTCATTAAGACCTACTTATCTCTTCCCCAAGCCAAAGCTGGAACTCTGTCAGTCGCCGATTTAGCGTACTTTCCATCAATATCAATGACGGACTGGCCTCGATAATCCGTTTATCGACAGATAACGTAGATTTCAAACACGCAATAAGATGAGACCAATCCACCACGCAATTAACTCGAATGCAACGAGTTTGGGACGCCTTTATAACTGCAAGCGATGACATGAAGATAGATGAATAAAGCGTCCAGCGATTGACGATACAGTTTTGAATAGAAATCAAGATACTAGGCATCAACTGGGTATACGCACTAAAGAATCTTTCGCAATGTTGAAAAACTTCAGGAGTCGCTGTACCATCTTGGATACTCTGGTAAATCGCTGGCCAATATATCGATAGTTTGCAGCAGTAATACTGGACCCGGAGGAAGATGCTAAGAGGCTCAGCATATAGTAAGTTGTCGTTATCCGCGAGATTGTTGACTTGGAGCTGCTGAAAGCGAACGACATGTGGCAAATAGTCATACCATTCATCGAGTTGGAGCTCAAGCTCTAAAGCGATACTGGGAGCATAAACTACCTCGCCATGAGAACTCTTGCGGATAGCTGTATTGCAACGGTGCAACATTCGTCTCATGGAGATTTCAGCGAGGAAGAACGACTGCGTTCTGTCATTCTGAGGTATTTCAGCGGCAGACATGATGCTGCCCGCTGGTGAAGTGTTCGTGCTTTCAGGCGATCCTGTATCAATATCGAATTGCCATGCACGGCGGCTATTGGGCAAGGCTACTTTATCGTCTTGGTTCCAGATACCGCTTTCCACAACGTCAAGCTGAACACGAAGCTCACtctcgaggagaaggatCGCCCAATAGGCTCTTATAGCTTGTTGGTAAGGTTCACTGGTGCTTGCTCCCACGTGCTTGAGTAGATTCTGCACCTTGAAGGACGCCATCATGGTGTAGTCGTATGCCTGGCTCGGCTTAGAAACACAACAGTGGTAAATGCCTAGCAAGAACAGACACTGGACGCTCTCGATGCTCTTGTCGGTGAGTACCACAGGCAACGAGGCCATGGCGACTTCTAAGTAGAGCTCACTGCTGTTTTCAGAACCAGAGCCTCCTAATTGATAGTCCCGCTGGGCAAGAGCGCCAACTGCGGCCACCAGCAGTCCCAGACATGACTCGGGACCCGGCGTCAGAGTTCCTGAGATGATGCTAAGATAGCGTGTTGAAAAGCCAGGGTGTAGTATTGGGT
This window encodes:
- a CDS encoding glycosyl hydrolase, with the translated sequence MYSTNHDLAGNPSSCEWGNMSWGHLVSRDLLTWTPAPVSPVLVPDQIYDSEGVFTGCWVPATNANDRTLRVAYSSVKYLPFHWSTPPYPRHAAGLALATSRDGGITWEKSPRNPILPGEPDSLNITGFRDPYMTAPLSIHHSDPAKLYGLISGGIQDLGPTTFLYEISQENVEDWKYLNPLVDVPLRYQPSDTWSGNYGINWECTNLVTLCAGDVSRHFLIIGAEGDVEKEHVKKDNGPPGVPSRTVRTQLWMSGHLTTNDEGIIKFRYEHGGFLDSGPYYAANSFWDPIGNRRIVHGWIPEEDITADAAKAKGWNGSLAILREVFLLRIPNVKGSCRSELSEIYPFECLAEPDGSTTVLTLGVRPIREMARLRETSARITELESTVMLPGPDAAASPTIARTQSPSWELEAEIAVHPGCQSVGFHLRHSKDLSIRTTLTFCIAKETILIERKASNDDQTINKCPDAGPFTLLALTRPDAGDAVIWEKLRIRIFSDGDILEIFANDRFALATMVYSENYGPDMGGITAFATGEINSASFETVKVWDGLDVKYIVRET
- a CDS encoding uncharacterized protein (expressed protein), which codes for MSDPHAGSQSGGSPPASRRKTRTRTTTACTACRARRTRCDSQKPGCGYCRIRGLKCQYEQSIPVPPNRVEAELAAIHERLDYIVGKLPLDATQQPTIVPHGVLVDPSQGCHVFTGEEKLPFQLLGTECVMAILGLGPGFAEEIARLERNVPPVWSGHSSRMHLIQQQHALMALAAFSRHIHIWYPILHPGFSTRYLSIISGTLTPGPESCLGLLVAAVGALAQRDYQLGGSGSENSSELYLEVAMASLPVVLTDKSIESVQCLFLLGIYHCCVSKPSQAYDYTMMASFKVQNLLKHVGASTSEPYQQAIRAYWAILLLESELRVQLDVVESGIWNQDDKVALPNSRRAWQFDIDTGSPESTNTSPAGSIMSAAEIPQNDRTQSFFLAEISMRRMLHRCNTAIRKSSHGEVVYAPSIALELELQLDEWYDYLPHVVRFQQLQVNNLADNDNLLYAEPLSIFLRVQYYCCKLSIYWPAIYQSIQDGTATPEVFQHCERFFSAYTQLMPSILISIQNCIVNRWTLYSSIFMSSLAVIKASQTRCIRVNCVVDWSHLIACLKSTLSVDKRIIEASPSLILMESTLNRRLTEFQLWLGEEISRS